The DNA sequence CGGAGGTTGAACCACCAGTCGGCGGCCGTGACCGTGAGGCCGTCCAGGTCGTCGAAGGTGATGCCGTCGCGGGCGCCGTAGACCTTCCTGACGGTGGCCAGGCTGGCGGCCTGGTCGGCGACGGTGGAGTTGATCTCGCCGGAGCCGCTGTACCGGTCGTACTCCGCGACCAGCTCGGAGAGCGGCTTCTGCTGGCCGCCGAGCGCGGCGAGTACGTGGAGGGCGGCGAGCATGCCCGTATCGGCGTTCCAGAAGTCGCGGAAGTAGTAGTGCGCCGAATGCTCGCCGCCGAAGATCGCGCCGTGCTCGGCCATCTCCGTCTTGATGAAGGAGTGGCCGACACGCGTGCGGACCGGGGTGCCGCCGTTCTCGCGGACCACCTCGGGGACGGACCAGGAGGTGATCAGGTTGTGGATGACGATGCCCTCGCCGCCGTTGCGGGCCAGCTCGCGGGCGGCGACCAGGGCCGTGATCGCGGAGGGGGAGACGCCCGCGCCCCGCTCGTCGACCACGAAGCAGCGGTCCGCGTCGCCGTCGAAGGCGAGGCCCAGGTCGGCGCCCTCGGCGAGGACGCGGGCCTGGAGGTCGACGATGTTCTTGGGGTCGAGGGGGTTGGCCTCGTGGTGGGGGAAGGTCCCGTCCAGCTCGAAGTACAGGGGTACGAGGTCGAGCGGGAGGCCTCCGAAGACCGTGGGGACCGTGTGGCCCCCCATGCCGTTGCCCGCGTCGACCACGACCTTGAGGGGGCGGATCGCCTTGAGGTCGACCAGGCCGCGGAGGTGGGCCGCGTAGTCGGTGAGGGTGTCCCGTTCGGTGATGGTGCCGGGGGCGGTGGCGGCCTGCGGCTGCGGGGCGCCTTCCGACCACTGCTCGACCAGGGTGCGGATCTCGGCGAGGCCGGTGTCCTGGCCGACCGGGGTGGCGCCCGCCCGGCACATCTTGATGCCGTTGTACCGCGCCGGGTTGTGCGAGGCCGTGAACATCGCTCCGGGGAGGCCGAGGGCCCCCGACGCGTAGTACAGCTGGTCCGTCGAGCAGAGGCCGATGAGCGTGACGTCCGCGCCCCGGGCTGCCGCGCCCCGGGCGAACGCGCCGGCGAGCCCCGGTGACGTGGGGCGCATGTCGTGGCCGATCACGATCGCGTCGGCGGCCGTGACCTGGACGAACGCGGATCCGAAGAGTTCGGCCAGCGATTCGTCCCACTGGTCGGGCACCACTCCGCGCACGTCGTACGCCTTGACGAGCTGCGACAGATCAGCAACCACGGCCGGTCCTCCTGGGGTCTTTGCGGACCGCCCAAACTACCCGGCCGGGCAGAAGCTCAGGAGTCGGCCTCAGGAGTCCGGTGAGCGCAGCACTCTCAGATGGCCTCGGCGGGCCACTTCCACCGGGTCGGCGGCGCGTGGTCCCCGGCCTCCCGCGTCCGGGCCCCGGTCGTGCGGGCGTGCCGCTTCGCGGACCGCGTTGGCCAGTGCTTCGAGGTCGTCGCCGCTGGGGTGCGCCGGTGCGGACCCGTCGGAGAGCCGCACCACTTCCCAGCCCCGTGGCGCGGTGAGCCGCTCACTGTGTTCGGCGCAGAGGTCGTAACAGTGGGGCTCGGCGTAGGTGGCGAGCGGGCCGAGGACCGCAGTCGAATCGGCATAGACGTACGTCAGTGTCGCGACGGCAGGGCGGCCGCACGCGGTGCGCGAACAGCGACGTACAGGGCTCACGATGGTGGACGCTACCGCACTCGTGAGCGGGCTGCGACGACTCCCCCTCGGGTCACCCCACCGTGTCGCCCCGTGACCTGGGGCACAGAGGCTTCCCGGGCGGCTGTCCTGACCTGCGCCGGGGCGGGGGCCCGGCGATCGTACGGTGGTCGTGCCGCCCTCGGGCGGGGCGGATCACGGCGTCGGGCGCGGGGTCGATGATCGGATCACGGGCCTGAAAGAAGCTCAACCTTGGCCGAAATGTTCAACTGCGGACATCCGGAAACGGGACGATCCCCTCTCCGAGAGGCCTGGTCGGCCGCGTCGTCTCCCCGGCCGCTCCGGTCCCCGGAGCGTTACGCTGCGTCGGTGATGGACAGCTCCGTACCTTCCCTCCCGTTCGAGCCGCGGCCCCGGCGCCGTGACCGTCATGGCCGCGGCATGCGCGGGCCCCTCGCACCACCGCAGGTGCCGCTGTCGGCCAGCCGGGGCGAGACCTTCCGTGATCTGGTCCAGGACTCCGTGGAGCGGCTGGAGCGGCGCTGGCCCCAGCTGGCCGAGGTCGACTTCGTCGTCCTCGATGTGCCGGACACCCCGGAGGAGAACGTTCCGCTCGGCAGCGCGGTGTCCGAAGGCAAGGGGCGGCCCGCGCAGATCGTCGTCTACCGGCGCCCCGTCGAGATCCGTACGAAGAGCCGCGACGAGCGCGCCCTGCTCGTGCACGAGGTCGTCGTCGAGCAGGTCGCCGAGCTGCTGGGGCTGGCGCCCGAGTCGGTCGACCCCCGGTACGGGCAGGACTAGTGCCGTATCAGGCAACGTTTGCCCTGTCGACGACGGCGCGTAGACGCCGGTCGTCGGCGTGGCGGTTTCGCCAGAGGATGTAGCGGCGGATCATGCTGCCCTGTTCCTTGTGGCTGGTGTGGTCGGTGCCGTCGAGGGTGACGTAGCGCAGGGCGGTGAACTGGGCTTCGATACGGTTGAGCCAGGAGCTGTTGGTTGGGGGGCGGAGGCGATCTCGACGTTGTTCGCCGCGGCCCAGGTGCCGACTCGGCGGCACTTCTTCGTGGTCAGGTGCGGGGAGAAGTTGTCGGCCCCGATCGAGATGCGGACCTCGGGTGGACAGAGGGTTCGCAGGTAGCGGCAGAACTCCAGGAACTGGGTGCGCTTCTTGACCGGCTTGATGTGGCCGTAGAGCTTGTCCTTGGCCAGGTCCAGGGCGGCGAACAGGTGTCGCACTCCGCCGTAGCGGTCGTAGGTGGCCCGCCGCCTGCGGCGCGGTTCGCGGTCCGGTGCCCCGGCGGATGATCCGAAGCAGCCGTCTGCCCTCGTCATCGTCGATCGCGCGCGCGTACTCGTTCCGCCACCCGGACAGGGCGACGGCCACACGCTGCCCGGCACAGCACCGGGACGGCGCGTTACCTCACGACAGGGCAAGCATCGCCTGACGCGGCGTCAGCGAGGGCTACTGCTCCACGTAGGCGGCAAGATTCGTCAGGGAAGAGGCGAGCCCCGCGGCGTGGTCCTCCGCGGAGATGCCGTCCGGGACGTCCTCGGCACCGATGTCGACGCGCGTCCCCGCTTCGACAGCGGTGACCTTCCAGGTCATGGTCATCGTGCCGGCGAAGG is a window from the Streptomyces sp. MMBL 11-1 genome containing:
- a CDS encoding metallopeptidase family protein — protein: MDSSVPSLPFEPRPRRRDRHGRGMRGPLAPPQVPLSASRGETFRDLVQDSVERLERRWPQLAEVDFVVLDVPDTPEENVPLGSAVSEGKGRPAQIVVYRRPVEIRTKSRDERALLVHEVVVEQVAELLGLAPESVDPRYGQD
- a CDS encoding DUF3499 domain-containing protein; translated protein: MSPVRRCSRTACGRPAVATLTYVYADSTAVLGPLATYAEPHCYDLCAEHSERLTAPRGWEVVRLSDGSAPAHPSGDDLEALANAVREAARPHDRGPDAGGRGPRAADPVEVARRGHLRVLRSPDS
- a CDS encoding phosphomannomutase/phosphoglucomutase — its product is MVADLSQLVKAYDVRGVVPDQWDESLAELFGSAFVQVTAADAIVIGHDMRPTSPGLAGAFARGAAARGADVTLIGLCSTDQLYYASGALGLPGAMFTASHNPARYNGIKMCRAGATPVGQDTGLAEIRTLVEQWSEGAPQPQAATAPGTITERDTLTDYAAHLRGLVDLKAIRPLKVVVDAGNGMGGHTVPTVFGGLPLDLVPLYFELDGTFPHHEANPLDPKNIVDLQARVLAEGADLGLAFDGDADRCFVVDERGAGVSPSAITALVAARELARNGGEGIVIHNLITSWSVPEVVRENGGTPVRTRVGHSFIKTEMAEHGAIFGGEHSAHYYFRDFWNADTGMLAALHVLAALGGQQKPLSELVAEYDRYSGSGEINSTVADQAASLATVRKVYGARDGITFDDLDGLTVTAADWWFNLRASNTEPLLRLNVEAKDEKTMAAVRDEVLTLIRKA